One part of the Rutidosis leptorrhynchoides isolate AG116_Rl617_1_P2 chromosome 1, CSIRO_AGI_Rlap_v1, whole genome shotgun sequence genome encodes these proteins:
- the LOC139885982 gene encoding uncharacterized protein encodes MLPMNGQSSMLPKHNEAASKAFKRALTLNEIEDLEGGFETEPAYDESDNEEFVAADIGELLMIRRVMHSVEYKSQRENIFHSRCTVKGKVCSLIVDGGSCTNAASAYMVGTGAYLLIPVESDELNQHDEVSDRVKPLLFKFVDVFPSELHAGLPLIRGIEHQIDLVPGSVLPNKAAYRCSPHEAKELEKKVNELVAKGYVRTSMGPCPIPALLLEKCDLFVNKVVFLGYVVSEEGISMDPSKVEAIRSWSSPSSITEFRRVFEWCIYAQSTFESLKEKLSSAPILTLPNFDMLFELECDASGVGIGDVLVQGKRLLRQFVLFSDHEALKYINGQHKLNPMHAKWVEFLQMYSFTSKHKAGTSNIIDDALSRRYSLLSILEARVLGFSFVKELNEAYSDFAPILNCSPAESKRDYVEQDGFLFKGSRLCILKDSIKELLVREAHGGGLANYFGINKTLEIPNEHLY; translated from the exons ATGCTGCCTATGAATGGTCAATCCTCAATGCTACCTAAGCATAACGAGGCAGCATCAAAAGCCTTTAAG CGTGCTCTTACACTAAATGAGATTGAAGACTTGGAAGGGGGTTTTGAAACTGAACCAGCATATGATGAGTCTGATAATGAAGAGTTTGTTGCTGCTGATATTGGAGAACTGTTGATGATTCGAAGAGTAATGCACTCAGTTGAATATAAGAGCCAGCgtgaaaacatctttcattcaagatgcacAGTCAAAGGCAAAGTATGCAGCCTAATTGTTGATGGTGGCAGCTGTACTAATGCAGCATCTGCTTACATGGTGGGTACTGGTGCTTATTTGTTGATACCGGTTGAAAGTGATGAATTGAACCAGCATGACGAAGTATCAGATCGGGTAAAACCATTGTTATTCAAATTTGTTGATGTATTCCCAAGTGAATTACATGCTGGTTTACCACTAATCAggggtattgaacatcaaattgatcttgtacctggatcTGTTCTTCCTAACAAAGCAGCTTATCGATGTTCTCCTCATGAAGCAAAAGAATTAGAAAAGAAAGTTAATGAGCTGGTTGCAAAGGGTTATGTTAGAACCAGCATGGGTCCTTGTCCAATTCCAGCTTTGCTG CTGGAGAAGTGTGATTTATTTGTCAACAAAGTAGTGTTTCTTGGGtatgtggtttctgaagaaggcatttcaatggatccatctaaggtGGAAGCAATCAGATCATGGTCTAGCCCTTCTTCCATCACTGAATTCAGAA GGGTGTTTGAATGGTGCATTTATGCCCAATCAACATTTGAATCATTGAAGGAAAAGCTAAGTTCAGCGCCTATACTGACTTTGCCTAATTTTGATATGCTGTTTGAACTCGAGtgtgatgcaagtggtgttggcattggTGATGTGCTAGTGCAAGGAAAAAGGCTA CTAAGGcagtttgttctcttttctgatcatgaaGCATTAAAGTACATTAATGGTCAGCACAAACTAAATCCTATgcatgcaaaatgggttgaattcttgcaaATGTACTCATTTACGtctaaacacaaggctggtacTTCTAATATTATTGATGATGCTCTATCAAGGAGGTATTCTTTGTTGTCAATTCTGGAAGCTAGAGTTCTTGGATTCTCATTTGTTAAGGAGTTAAATGAAGCTTATTCAGACTTTGCTCCAATTTTGAATTGTTCACCTGCTGAGTCCAAAAGAGATTATGTTGAACAAGATGGTTTTCTATTCAAGGGCAGCAGATTGTGCATTCTAAAAGATTCAATCAAGGAGTTGCTGGTTAGAGAAGCACATGGAGGTGGTTTAGCTAATTATTTTGGGATTAACAAGACATTGGAGATCCCAAATGAACACTTGTATTAg
- the LOC139861987 gene encoding lysine-specific demethylase JMJ29-like: METTAGNPTVAKEEGEIGDVIADKKMDVDVNEEALDLNNGDKDLVNVQETENQEKQDESLDSIDGNNEQEIRVRVSDTQVKEKRKRGRPIKTVSIKEDEYLDSNGGNTEVKEKRKRGRPKKTDSIKKDNVVDDACVKNQRFSSRPQRSTTNTNICYNYWKQRLCINKHRQQSNKRKEKDETEEVKSDTTPNVETDTTTPNVETDATPNVETDTTPKVKTGRHMVSHQNGIRKYVRPLMCHQCKRKDKCRVVNCRNCKKRRYCVPCMTKWYPNMTEKMFAKRCPVCLGNCNCKSCLRGVQSVMCHQCQHNNKGWVVNCGNCKTKRYCVPCMTTWYPNMTEEMFAERCPVCLGSCNCKSCLRDVHPNVERKTVFKQSADNKVQYSIHILHFLLPFLERLNKDNMKEKLIESEVQGCRVSDVKLKKAACSLDDRMYCDCCKTSIFDLHRNCPSCNYDLCLQCCSELRDGNPKGNKPEVTAEFIDPGADYLHGGDYKPVEKHETERVAPKKIIHDWKCLDGGQIPCPPKSMGGCGRGILELMYVERQDRVSTLLKNVKELLDKHKLEDEEWCTCSNSVTQNDGDKQLRKAAFRVDSDDNYLYCPRAIDIESGDLKHFRWHWSKGQPVIVSNVLETTLGLSWEPMVMWRAFRQVTNTKHDILLDVSALNCLDWCEVDVSVRHFFNYYMDGKYESNGWPQMLKLKDWPPSNLFEERLPRHCAEFITSLPFKEYTHPSDGYLNLATKLPEKCCKPDVGPKTYIAYGVTQELGRGDSVTKLHCDMSDAVNVLTDTSTWTLDSGNLQNIKRLKRKHKAQDQRELFRPNIDNTKQSEEDSSDEQTEDTEVDNQNGTCVDGLNLEEGGALWDIFRREDTPKLEEYLKKHFAEFRHVFCCPLNQVIHPIHDQTFYLTVEHKRKLKEEFGIEPWTFVQKLGDAVFIPAGCPHQVRNLKSCIKVGLDFVSPENVGECIRLTEDFRLLPHNHRAKEDKLEVKKIALHAVDAAIKELKNTNRNENKTENELGNTAGTRRKKKKQKICRI; the protein is encoded by the exons ATGGAAACAACGGCCGGCAATCCTACCGTTGCCAAGGAAGAAGGTGAAATTGGTGATGTAATTGCCGATAAGAAGATGGATGTTGATGTAAATGAAGAAGCTTTAGATTTGAATAATGGTGATAAGGATTTGGTTAATGTTCAAGAAACTGAAAATCAAGAAAAACAAGATGAATCTTTAGATTCTATTGATGGTAATAATGAACAGGAAATTAGGGTTCGTGTTTCTGATACACAAGTGAAGGAAAAGAGAAAAAggggtaggccaataaaaactgtCAGTATTAAAGAAGATGAATATTTAGACTCTAATGGTGGTAATACAGaagtgaaagaaaagagaaaaaggggTAGGCCAAAAAAGACTGACAGTATTAAAAAAGATAATGTTGTTGATGATGCTTGTGTTAAAAATCAAAGGTTTAGTAGCAGGCCTCAAAGAAGCACGACGAATACGAATATTTGCTATAATTATTGGAAACAGCGTCTGTGTATTAATAAACATAGACAACAGAGCAACAAAAGAAAGGAGAAAGATGAAACAGAGGAGGTTAAGTCTGATACAACGCCTAACGTTGAGACTGATACAACAACACCTAACGTTGAGACTGATGCAACGCCTAACGTTGAGACTGATACAACGCCGAAGGTTAAGACAGGCAGACATATGGTTTCTCATCAAAAT GGAATTCGAAAATATGTGCGACCGTTGATGTGTCATCAGTGTAAAAGGAAAGACAAGTGCCGGGTTGTAAATTGTAGGAATTGTAAGAAAAGGCGCTACTGTGTGCCATGCATGACGAAATG GTACCCCAACATGACAGAGAAGATGTTTGCTAAGCGTTGCCCTGTTTGTCTTGGCAATTGCAACTGCAAATCTTGCCTGCGTGGTGTTCAATCAGTGATGTGTCATCAATGTCAACATAATAACAAGGGCTGGGTTGTAAATTGTGGGAATTGTAAGACGAAGCGTTACTGTGTGCCGTGTATGACAACATG GTACCCTAACATGACAGAGGAGATGTTTGCGGAGCGTTGCCCTGTTTGTCTTGGCAGTTGCAACTGCAAATCTTGCCTGCGCGATGTACACCCAAAC GTCGAACGAAAGACCGTTTTTAAGCAAAGCGCTGATAACAAAGTTCAATATTCTATTCATATCTTACATTTCCTTCTTCCATTCTTGGAGCGTCTCAACAAGGATAACATGAAGGAAAAACTGATAGAGTCTGAAGTTCAAG GATGTCGTGTATCTGATGTAAAGTTAAAGAAGGCAGCCTGCAGCTTAGATGACCGAATGTACTG TGACTGTTGTAAAACCTCAATTTTTGACTTGCATAGAAACTGCCCTAGTTGCAATTATGACCTTTGCCTTCAATGTTGCTCGGAATTGCGTGACGGAAACCCTAAGGGAAACAAACCAGAAGTTACCGCTGAATTTATAGATCCTGGTGCTGATTACTTGCATGGTGGGGATTATAAACCTGTTGAAAAACATGAAACGGAGCGCGTAGCACCAAAAAAGATCATTCATGACTGGAAGTGTTTGGATGGTGGTCAAATTCCTTGTCCTCCAAAAAGTATGGGTGGTTGTGGACGTGGAATATTAGAGTTGATGTACGTTGAGAGACAAGACCGTGTTTCAACATTGTTGAAGAATGTAAAAGAGCTTTTAGATAAGCATAAATTGGAAGATGAGGAATGGTGCACTTGTTCGAATTCAGTTACTCAAAATGATGGCGATAAGCAGTTACGTAAGGCTGCATTTCGTGTGGATTCGGATGACAATTACTTGTATTGTCCTCGGGCTATTGACATTGAATCTGGGGATCTAAAACATTTTCGGTGGCATTGGTCGAAAGGTCAGCCTGTAATAGTCAGTAATGTTCTTGAAACCACACTTGGGTTGAGCTGGGAACCAATGGTTATGTGGCGTGCTTTCCGTCAGGTTACAAATACTAAACACGACATACTTTTGGATGTGTCTGCTCTTAATTGTTTAGATTGGTGTGAG GTTGATGTTAGCGTTCgtcatttttttaattattatatggATGGTAAATATGAATCCAATGGGTGGCCTCAGATGCTTAAGTTGAAAGACTGGCCTCCATCAAATTTGTTTGAAGAACGTTTACCCCGTCATTGTGCTGAGTTTATTACTTCTTTACCCTTCAAAGAATATACACATCCCTCTGATGGCTATCTTAATCTAGCTACAAAGTTGCCTGAAAAGTGCTGCAAGCCAGACGTGGGTCCCAAAACATATATTGCTTATGGTGTCACTCAAGAATTAGGGCGTGGAGACTCGGTAACCAAACTTCACTGTGATATGTCTGATGCG GTTAACGTGTTGACTGACACTTCAACTTGGACTCTTGACTCTGGTAATCTTCAAAACATAAAGAGATTAAAAAGGAAGCACAAGGCTCAGGATCAAAGGGAGCTATTTCGACCCAATATTGATAACACGAAACAGAGTGAAGAAGATAGTAGTGATGAACAGACAGAAGATACGGAAGTCGATAATCAGAATGGTACTTGCGTTGATGGGTTAAATTTGGAAGAGGGTGGTGCTTTGTGGGACATCTTTCGCAGGGAAGATACTCCTAAATTGGAGGAATATCTTAAAAAACATTTCGCAGAGTTCAGACATGTTTTCTGTTGTCCACTAAACCAG GTTATCCACCCAATACACGATCAAACATTTTACTTAACCGTGGAGCATAAAAGAAAGCTTAAAGAAGAGTTTG gaatTGAACCTTGGACTTTTGTACAAAAGCTTGGAGATGCTGTCTTTATACCTGCTGGTTGCCCTCATCAAGTTAGAAATCTTAAG TCATGTATAAAAGTTGGGTTGGACTTTGTTTCTCCTGAAAATGTTGGTGAATGTATCCGTTTAACAGAGGATTTTCGCCTTCTACCACATAATCATAGGGCAAAAGAAGATAAGTTGGAG GTGAAGAAAATCGCACTTCATGCAGTAGATGCAGCAATAAAGGAATTGAAAAATACTAACCGAAATGA AAACAAAACGGAGAATGAACTTGGGAATACTGCCGGGACAcgtcgtaagaagaagaaacaaaagataTGTAGAATATGA